A stretch of Campylobacter showae DNA encodes these proteins:
- the pilO gene encoding type 4a pilus biogenesis protein PilO: MRKDNTLTKIDNYFDEKKPSEVTMMLIVAFFLSATIAYYAVIPYAQNYYDDSIRENDQITKDLNKVNSYLSTVSQGSDRNFMINQKQNELMQQQNKLVDAQNMNQYFDNKLKELSYLIFNEQSWADFLDNLAFLANKNNVKITKIINTFKEPNAQKIEQVLDINISVDGDYRDIISYINAIEESKLVVDVNNIDINSTNGKLRGNMGIYIWGMKYQ; encoded by the coding sequence ATGAGAAAAGATAATACACTTACGAAAATAGATAATTACTTTGACGAAAAAAAACCTAGCGAAGTAACAATGATGTTAATTGTTGCTTTTTTCTTATCTGCTACAATAGCATACTATGCGGTAATACCATATGCGCAAAATTATTATGATGACTCAATAAGGGAAAATGATCAAATAACTAAAGATCTTAATAAAGTAAATTCTTATTTGAGCACTGTTAGTCAAGGTAGCGATAGAAATTTTATGATTAATCAAAAACAAAATGAGTTAATGCAACAGCAAAATAAGCTCGTTGATGCCCAAAATATGAATCAGTACTTTGATAATAAATTAAAAGAACTATCATATCTAATTTTTAATGAACAGAGTTGGGCTGATTTTTTAGATAATTTAGCATTCTTAGCAAATAAGAATAATGTAAAAATAACAAAAATAATAAATACATTTAAAGAACCTAATGCTCAGAAAATAGAACAAGTACTTGATATAAACATATCTGTTGACGGTGATTATAGAGATATCATAAGTTACATAAATGCCATTGAAGAATCTAAATTGGTAGTAGATGTGAATAATATAGATATAAATTCTACAAATGGCAAACTAAGAGGAAATATGGGAATTTACATATGGGGGATGAAATATCAATGA